ATACATTTTTCCCCCATTCTTGTTCTTTTGTTCTCTGCTAAGGGCTCGATCATAACGGAAATTATTTGGGTAATCCTTGAGGTATTTACTGAATTCCTCATCATAGAGAAGACTGTCAGAGTTGGCAACGCCAAGGAAAAGCCATGCCAGTCCACCGAACTTGTAGTTAGGGACAGATTCCATGAACATTCGACGTAGATAGCCTCTGTATGGAGCAACACCAGTGCCGGTGGCAATCATTATATGGGTAGCATTAGGGTCATCCTCAGGCAAAAGCATTATCTTCCCTGAAGGGCCTGCCAAAAAAATTGTAGCTGATTCAATTCCTACCCAGAAAGATGTAAGTTCACCAACATTCACAATGGACAGTTGACACCCAAGACCAGTTAACAATAACAACCAAAACTTTCTCATGATGAACCTAGAAATGCAGTCATGCAATGACTCGTAAGCTGTTGTACAATATATACTTTCTCCTTATTTGGTTTGTCACATTTCTTTACTATGCTACACCATACTGTAAGAGTTTGATGTTAACCAGTAGAACAAATGTTAAAACTTAAGAGCTGCTAAAGTGTGAACAACTGGTTCACTAGTATACTGCATGAAAACCTTACAAAGTTCAGAGAATTTAAGTACATCAAATCACCTTGTCTGTTCAATTTCAAATCATTGTTTatgaaaatgagtttttttttcacaatcaCAACGCGCATCATTTAAGCAAATTGCTGCCATCACATATGATTAAACAGAAAACAAACAGCAGTAAACAAGCTATATTCCAACATTACATTGAGGAAGTATAGATTAGAACACAATCTGGTAAGGTGCGTAGAACACACCTATGGTAACAGGAAAAACAAGAAGCTACTGATCATGGCAACAtcaatataaaaagatattaaaactTGTTGGAATACAAATGTTGGTTACACAAGAAATTAGAGAGTATGTCAACCTTTGCTGAAGTAAAAAGGGTTAAGCCTTACCTGTGATCTTAATTTTGTCTCCAGGTTTTGAGTCACACAGAAAATTGCTACAAACGCCATTCTTGGACGGATCTTCCTTTCCTGTCTCAGGATCATAGTAAACAGCACGGCGCACACACAAGCTGGCTGTTTTACCATCAAAAGAGTCTCCATACCTCGTGGAAGCAATCGAATATAGTCGTACATTGTGGGGAGCCCCGGGTTTCTTTGGATTTTCACCCTGTCACCCATGTAAAATGGTATTTACaacttgtaaaattaatttagaattttaactCCTACATCTGATcccacaaaaaagaaaaaaaaatgctttataCATGAATTAATAAGCCAAAAGGCACCATTAGTTTTCAGATGGAAGGTGGAGAGGGGAGACAGATCAGCTTGATGATGACTACTAATCACAAAATTCTACAGCAAAAGGACATATAATTAAAcattgtaaatatttaaaacccATTCCTTCATCAAGATTATTTTATCAGAAAAATCTTAACGCAAAGATAAATCAGAAAGAATGAGAGGGAAGCATAGAATAACAATCAGGAATACGTCACTTACTGGAGGAATAACACCATAACTCTGTCCTTCCCAGTAGGGAACATTTCCACCATGATCAATCACAATATGACAAGTTTCCCCAGGAGCTTTCGGTCCCACAAGTCTCTCAACAGACACAATTGTTGCTGTATAGGGTTCTTTAGGCTTGTACAAATTCAATGGAGGTTCTTCAGCATCTTCCAGTTCTAAAGGTGAGACAGAAACTTTTGGTACACTTGCTTGTTGCACTGACATGCATACCACATTTCTACTTCTTAAACAAGAGCTGTTAGCCTTCAAGTCCAAAGTTAATACTGGTGCCCATGACTTATCCCGAAAGTTTAAGTTAGGGGCCTGCACCGTCAAGTGtagtttttgttaaaaacagAATCTCTTATTCTACCAACTGCAGTATTATGTTCTTAGTTCTTTGAAAATCAATTAATACATAGCAACACAAGCATCTATGGAAACAAGATTGTACAAACCCCATACACATGTGCTAAGTAGACACTCTAACTAAAACACCACTGTTCTGGGAAAACCAAAATACATCAATGCCAAAGCTCTACATTTCTaatatagaattaaaaatacCCCAGTTGCACCATACAAGTAGAAAACCATATATAACACCAGTTACCAACTACAACCAAAAGCTTTTTTTGACCAAAAGATAAAACTTTCACCTTTGCCCAGTGTTTGTTCCACTCTATTACAGTTTTGCATGTATGGAAATGAAGCAAATCTAATCTATAGTAAAACACAGCCCTTTGGCCCCTTTCTAAACTCTCAGAAATAAACATGTTCATCCACTGATCTGTGTAATTGAACTTGACCCCTCGAGGTAATCAACATACTCATAAAAAGCTAGCATAACTGCATATTCCTCAGACAGTTGGATCGGTTATTTAACATGACACAAAGAGCAGAAACATCAAATAACTTCTAAAGTCAAAAGGCAGACAAAACGAAACAGAAGTACTATCAAACCTTGAACGCAGATCTTCTGAGAGACAAATCGCTGCCAACAGGAACAGTTACAGCCGCCTGCTAAACCCCATAAAAGTCTTAGTACTCGTCAATTAAATTTCATGCACAAACTGATAAAATTTCTGAGCTTAAAACTCCACTCACGTTAAATTTCTGAGCTTTGACTTTCTACAAACACATCTCCACACACCAACAAAAACCCAAacgaaaaatagagaaaaaagaaaagtaaaaataaaaagttggaATTTTGATTCCGATTAGAGTGACCCATTGGTTCTGGAAAGACAAAAACAGTGACAACATGGAGAAAGGGAAATGGGTGAAAGGGAAGTACCTGAGACAAAGTCAAATGAAACATCCTGAGATCGAGAAGAAAGAAGCTGTAGTGGCTATCAGAGCAGAAGATGTGATTGGAAAAAGGGTAGATTTGAAAAACAGAGAAGTTGTTAGAAGGGTGTAATATAAAGAAGGTAGCACACCAAAGACTGTTCAAACTGGTCTTGATTTGGGTTTTTCGATGATCCTTTGGCGAAAGGGAAAGGTCGGCTTTGTTTTTTGGCTCCTGGAGTGTTAAACCATCTCTACCACCTTCTCCTCAATAAGGCTGCTATAGTTACATCAATTTAGGAATActttaacttaattaaacacTATTAATACAATTAGTAATTACTCCTTCtgttgattattatttaaaaaatattactaatatattatattgttgtCATTATTAGGGGGTAAAAGAGGTCTGCGGGCTGGTCCACTATCTGCAAAAATTGGACAAATTGGATTGCTGCTTTTAATCTGTTAACCTGTTTTGATCAGTATTTTTTTGTCCAGTTGAGATCGTGGGTTAGAGATGGAACTTGATGGgctctttttttaaataaaatataacttttttatattatattacttgaaaatctaaatataatgatattgtaaattaaattattaatatttcttaaatcattaattataataaatcaatttaatatgtaaagctaataattattttaattaatttaattaaaaatattaattaattaactaaaacttaaattatacttgtagtgtttatatatatatatatatatatatatatatatatatatatatatatatatatatatatatatatatatattaaaagtataaaattaaaaaactaatggACTAACCCTTCAATCCTTTGACTcatcttttaataaaacaaGTTAAAATTTTCGATCTATTTTCTTTCGGTGGACTAACCCGCCCTAATGGCTATTATTActaacttttcaaaataattttgttactattatttattCGTATAAGAAAGATATACCtataatgtttaataaaaaaaaatatattctgaaAATAGCATCTGTATCTTCTAATGTATGAATAGAGATAAGGATAGTAATTTAAtggtttcttttattattaaatgaagttattaataaatataaaacttgtgttttttaaaaaaaaaatagttaatagttattataatattattttaatgttctctgtccaaatttaaaaaagttattgcaagtgatgaaattaatttttttatatatatttaatcgtTTGTTTTACACACTAAAAGTTGTATATAATTTGAGagtaaaacttaataaaatgtgtttaaataaaatattgcgATGGAATTGAATTTGAGCTCTAAAATAGACAATATAATTATGACAATGCTTAAGTAATCTGtgattatcaaaatattaatccGTGTTACATTACAAttcaattattgttattatatataaaagatgtcGTATTTTCAAACCattacattaaatataactttctAGCAAGCAATAGAGTAAAATATAATGgcatattcaatttatttttttccaaattatacACACATTACAAATgtttttcacaaataaaaatatctgtTATGAGGGAGTGTACAGTTTCTATATCCTAAAAATGCGCTTCTGTTACATAAAAGaagaattacaatttatatcAAGATGTGTATAATTTTAGGTAGAACAACAAACCATGTATGGATCaggagaaaataaataaaaataaataaatcatgtgaAACACTagaaataattgaagaaaataagactaaatattacaattaaagaaaagaattaaataattaatggtacaAGTTCAATAATCtgttaaaaggaaaagagaCATCTGAAGCAATAATATCCCTTTCAACATTTTCAAAACTCAGTTTTCCTCTTTTTCTATCGAAGACACCACTtctagtttaattaaaaaacttttgtGTAGATGTAAGAAAAgagtttcaaaaatataaaatccaaaaatataaaataaatcattttagtatttcaaatattaaaagaagCTACATCTCAACTTATAACTAAAGTTTCTATTAAATCAAATCACACGTTATTATTGGCATTTACTCCTTACATAAAAGGTCGAGTCTTTTAAAAATGATCAtacaaagattaaaattaaaataaaaaaattattacaaccTTAATAAGAAGCTTGCATCAAAGAAAGAGTAATTGTTACAACCTACGTGGAAGTAAAATAAGACTTCATAGAATAATCTTTGAATTCAATATTACCTCACAAAAACAACTATACGAGATTACCTAACACCAATAATTATAGGAACAAAAagttggaaaattttactctaCTAGTAAAGGATAGCCGTgaactactttttttttaatcaaaaagcAATTAATTTTCTGGATGATactaaaattgtaattaaattaaaaacagcTTCCACATATCACATTTTAAAGCGATCCAATAACAAATATTTCCTCCAGCAAAATTGAAAGGTACTTCGATCGGTATAAAGTggcaacaaaaaattgaataaacacTAAAAAGACTACTCAGTACTTAACAGGGGCAAGAACATCAAGTTGAGAACCCAGCTTCTCCTCAGCAATCTTCTCGGCTTTCACTCTCAACTTGTTGAGCTGCTTCTTTCTCTCGTAAACCAACTCTGCCTTatcctttctcttcttctccaATTCCTGCAATCAATAGTAAAACAATTACTCACATAGCCCAAAACAATTACACACAACAGAAGCACAACGTTTCCATCAATCTAATTTTCATGCCCTCCAAGATTGAACAAGTAAAGAACAAATTTTCTTATAAGCGAACATATCATATTAAAGAATAGTACCTATAGTTACCTATACTCCAAAATTACATAATGGCACAAtcataactataataataattgatagAAATGGGCAATACTAGATAACTGGCACCATGTCTACCCACATTCCCAAACCCCATCCACTATCACAATTAATCAAAAACAGCTAAATagcaaacaaaaatatatattctccACACTGGACAAAGAGATCATATAGAATGTATTCTAATCACTTTCACGAAATATAAATTTGCAGTTACCCGTCACAAGTTTACAAAGGCAAAAACTTACCCTGATGGTATCGTAGTAGCTCCATCCAACTTCAGATGATAACCTGCCCAACACACAATACTTGTGTCCTTTCTGAAGCCTCAAAACCCTGATTCCAATTTCAATCAATTAGCTTAAATTCCACAAAGCAAACAAACAGATTCATTCAATGTAATATAGTTTAACAGGCAAACCCTAATAATATAACGATTTTCCACACTTGCATCCaattataaatcaattataaatcaGCTTACATGTTTAGTTCATTAATTGCGAcagaaaaaaaaaccctaacATCATACAAGGAACAATTGTGATACCTAGCTAACATATGTACAATTAAAGTAAGacacattattaaaaataacaaaaaaataatagtttaggAGGATAAAAGACATACTTGAGAGCATCAGGAACAACCATTCTCTTGGTCTTGTCATACGGAGGAGGAATCCCCTCATAAACCTTCAAACGATCAAGAGCAGCTTCCCCACGTTTTGTCTTGTGTGGTATCATTCTACAAAACGCaatacaaaattcaaaaaccTCACAACGAATTCAAAAAAGACAATTGAAACTGACCTTAATCGACCCGAACACAATTATAGGTTTTCGtaaaaacaaagaataaaagaaaacgaAGAAACatttgaaaagagaaaagtGACAGACCCACGAACGGTACGCCAGAAGATCTTAGCGGGGGCGCGGAAGTGGATTGGGCCATGAGAAGGTTTGGTGTTCATGCGTTTGCGCAGGAATCTCATGTACTTCATCTTCTGCCTCACGAGGCCACCGGAGATGCAGATCTCTTCGCACCGCACTACCACTACCTTTTGACCGTTGAGAAGTTCTTTCGCCACAATGGACGCGAGTCGACCCAGCATGTGGTGCCGCGCGTCAACCACCACCCTCTTCGCGCAGATTCCCGAACCTGACACCATCTTCACTTCACCACACAGCACAACACAACGGCACAAACCCTTTTCCCTCACGGTGCCCGGTGCTTATGGAGGACAACATTAGGGTTTTTGAAGTTGCCTCTGGGCTGGGATTTTGGGCCGAGCCCAACTCGCTTAGCATACTTTCTATGTAACTAATTATCATTTAGGTTTTTTAATCCCGTTCAACATAAAAGtgtcaaatttttatatttagtatttAAGAATGTGAGAAATCTTCTTCAACCACACCTAACTATTTAAGTAATTGACATACACTTATTCCCTTCATATTCAAACATGAAATATacgtaaaattaattatgttttataacaATCGAGAAAGTACTAAATACCATCTAATATTATgtattacatttaaatttttttttctaaaatattttgcattgaaactttataaaaatttatttttcagagatattatagaaaataaaaataattaaaaaaaaaattatttaacccATACATTTCCGATTATACCCAGAATATATTTCTTACATGCAATATGTAAGgtatttttaaatcaaagaTACCTTATGAAATGTATATTCTTACGCATGTTTTggatttagaaatattttaaggTTTGTACTAAtcgaaatgaaaaaaaaaaaaagtggaagtAAATGACTcattttttcctcttttgtCCCATGACTACTAACTGCACCTCCACATTTACTCTTTTGCGGTAGAAAAACAATATTCTATCTCGTTGCATCATGTAGATGTCATTGTAACTCTACTGCACTCACAATTACCATATCCATGTGGTCGTTATGATATATAGCATCTTATAAAtcgattttaaaatattaaattagattgaaaAGTTCATTCCttcatataatatcaaattatattaagtATAGAATTAGATATGCATACTTATGTAATGTTCTGAATTTGTCATTCTAAAAAGGCTTTTTAAATTATCCAATATGAAAGATGTTTCCAGTTTACTATTTCTGGATACAAGTTTGTCGGGAAAAGTTTGCTTCCAAAAGtcgtaattttaatattaaaaattacggAAGtgcattaataattaatagttaCGAGGGTGCAAAAAGTAAATTCAACCACTCAAATTACAAATCAGGCCGATTGAAACTTTTGGGCTCAGTTTACTAAACCCTTTGTTTAGTGAGTGtcttttaaattaagaaacTGTCAAAATGGATTGCAACTTGCGAATCAACTCGGTTCATCACAGATTTGGTTCGGattgagttgaaatttttttataaattttaatatgggtTGACTTTTGATCCAGGTTGAACCCTGGGTGAATTGCAagtgttttttgttaagttgggtTTTGCATTTACGTCaggttatattatttttttagccaacacatagataattttgtatttttatgattttagtttgtatttgaattgtattggagtttatttaaattataattataattataatttagttttaactgaaaaaaaaattttaaaaattgtgttttttttaattaagtcgGTAAATCAACCCGTTTAATCCACCAACCCGTGGTAGACCAGgtcgggttcaaatttttttgattcACTAATAAGTGAGTCAGATTGAATTGACTCACTAAATGATCAATCCGTGGTGGATCGAGCCAGACTATACCAGGTTAccctttattttaaatcatctacCAAATACAAAACTCACTCTGCATACTATATTTTACATTCTAAAATACCCCTTTCCGTGAAGTAAAATAATTATGGCGGGTGAGATTTCTGGGATGCATAAAGAGTGAAACTCTAATTAAGTAGATGCTTATTTGAAAAGTGCAGGCGAAAAATGGGATACCAGTGTTACGGAGACTTCGATAATTGCAAGTCTGCATCTACTTTGCAGTCATTTTTAGGTTTTGCTAACTTCTCATATTTACAGTATTGGATAATTATTACGCAGTCACATATacttatatttatgattttgatacatctatatagaacatgttttcagaattttaaacttaaaagtaTGATTAACATTTAGATATGTATTATAGaaaaattaggtaaaaaaaTATGCTATTCTCCTACCAtacaatgtttattttttattttccttttctaaatTAGAACAAGCATTCAC
This portion of the Vigna unguiculata cultivar IT97K-499-35 chromosome 6, ASM411807v1, whole genome shotgun sequence genome encodes:
- the LOC114188014 gene encoding ferredoxin--NADP reductase, root isozyme, chloroplastic isoform X2; this encodes MFHLTLSQAAVTVPVGSDLSLRRSAFKAPNLNFRDKSWAPVLTLDLKANSSCLRSRNVVCMSVQQASVPKVSVSPLELEDAEEPPLNLYKPKEPYTATIVSVERLVGPKAPGETCHIVIDHGGNVPYWEGQSYGVIPPGENPKKPGAPHNVRLYSIASTRYGDSFDGKTASLCVRRAVYYDPETGKEDPSKNGVCSNFLCDSKPGDKIKITGPSGKIMLLPEDDPNATHIMIATGTGVAPYRGYLRRMFMESVPNYKFGGLAWLFLGVANSDSLLYDEEFSKYLKDYPNNFRYDRALSREQKNKNGGKMYVQDKIEEYSDEIFKLLDNGAHIYFCGLKGMMPGIQDTLKRVAEQRGESWEEKLSQLKKNKQWHVEVY
- the LOC114188014 gene encoding ferredoxin--NADP reductase, root isozyme, chloroplastic isoform X1; amino-acid sequence: MFHLTLSQQAAVTVPVGSDLSLRRSAFKAPNLNFRDKSWAPVLTLDLKANSSCLRSRNVVCMSVQQASVPKVSVSPLELEDAEEPPLNLYKPKEPYTATIVSVERLVGPKAPGETCHIVIDHGGNVPYWEGQSYGVIPPGENPKKPGAPHNVRLYSIASTRYGDSFDGKTASLCVRRAVYYDPETGKEDPSKNGVCSNFLCDSKPGDKIKITGPSGKIMLLPEDDPNATHIMIATGTGVAPYRGYLRRMFMESVPNYKFGGLAWLFLGVANSDSLLYDEEFSKYLKDYPNNFRYDRALSREQKNKNGGKMYVQDKIEEYSDEIFKLLDNGAHIYFCGLKGMMPGIQDTLKRVAEQRGESWEEKLSQLKKNKQWHVEVY
- the LOC114186850 gene encoding 60S ribosomal protein L13a-4-like, translating into MVSGSGICAKRVVVDARHHMLGRLASIVAKELLNGQKVVVVRCEEICISGGLVRQKMKYMRFLRKRMNTKPSHGPIHFRAPAKIFWRTVRGMIPHKTKRGEAALDRLKVYEGIPPPYDKTKRMVVPDALKVLRLQKGHKYCVLGRLSSEVGWSYYDTIRELEKKRKDKAELVYERKKQLNKLRVKAEKIAEEKLGSQLDVLAPVKY